tgagcttgtcggtaagtcatatcctttatatagtcagggtaaactcgttgtttgttcctgaagacgttatcactctatactagcagagcaagctatctaggagccgtccatcacgtgattttatacagaaataatcactgaaagtattcagtattcatgagatatgtcgttgtccagtcgtgagactacatatctacatgtactctgagagaaagtactctccgttgagaattcgatgagagacccgtgtctcgatactctcgtctgattgctgaatcagagcttcgtataattatgagtttatgattttagactttgtcgaaaatccaccatctacaacagtcAGGCATCTCAGGaggtttccaccaaagcttttgcggtataaatcccttccaagtagacAAAACGCTTGGCCCTCTGAACGAGTTTGACTGCTACTTTCGTCTCTGATGGAAGATCGTTGTCGCGAAGATActttatgtaaggttctctccagtccctAGTGTGATGGATTGTTAGATACTCCAgatgatgaggtggtgtctgacaGTTGGCACATGATCCTTGTAGCATCCTCGACTGagcctccatggaaggccaatagtatctGAGTCTTTGAAGCCTTATGTAAAGTGTAACCACTAGGGTTTgcccacatatttcttcatgtacgcGCTTGAGTTGTTCACCGGCTTCCTCTTATCCAAGGCATCATGACAGGGATCCATCAGGGTTGCGGTAATATAACGCTCCGTGCAGCAAGAAAAAGTTTTTAAGTTCCTTGAGACTAACTTTTCCTTCCGTGagagaattgctcaattcatgaataatgggcgctcgccaatcgttcgaTTGAGCATCTTCGACTTGAGAAATCCCGGTAGATGATACAGAGCGTCTTTGCACAGTGATGGATTTCTTGGACCCTTCGAACTGCAGTTTGGATGCTAGAGTCGCTAGACAATCGGCATGTCTATTGTTGGTGCGGCCAGTATGAACAATTGTTGCATCAGAGAAATGAGTTAATAGTCGTTGTGCCTCATTCCTGAATAGGGAAAGtgttatttctttgagagagtatacgccattcatttgattgaccagcaacTTTGAGTCCCCTCTGATTTCTAGGTGTTTTGCTCCTGCTTTCTTAGCCAAAGATAGTCCTAGGAGAAAAACTTCATATTCTGCCGAGTTGTTGGTGcaatggaaatccagcttgaaggaatgtgagaagacttcaccggatggagatacCAGCACAATACCTGCTCCACCAGTATCGTTGCTCGGAGTGGCAGACCCATCGAAGTATAATAGCCACGTTTCTTCCTGAATAATTGAGATCtctggaaactcaccgggcacttcttcatgtaacaTCGTGATATCTTCTCCAGGGAAAGCGGCAAGTAAATCTGCGACtacttgtcctttgattgctaTTGGAGGAACAAATGCTATGacaaattctgacatttgaagtagccacttcgctggtcttccaATTAAAGCAGGTTTCGACagtaagaactttatgggatcggcTTTGGCTACCAGCACGACcctgtttgatagtagataatgtcTGAACCTCTGGATCGCGTGAACCAATGCTAGACACGCCCTTTCAGCCTTAGGGTACcggagttgagcatccctcattGTTCGACTGAAGTAATAGATTGGACGTTCGATGCCTTCTTCATCCTCCTAGGTGAGGAGTGCTCCAATAGCGACATCACTTGAATCTGTGTATAATATCGGAGGCCTTCCTTGtactggagatttcatgacagcaggtgataataatatttgttgtattttctgaaatgcCTCTTGTTGGACGGTCGTCCACGTGAAACTTTATCCCTTCTTTAACATAGGAGTGagtgaagcaatgagttgagccaatccaGGAATGAAACGCCGAATGTATTTTACCtttcccatgaaactctggatttccttcacagttcgtggaggaggcatggtggtgatGGCTTTTGTTTTATCtggatcgaccttgattccttctgcagtgactaGTAATCCGAGAAACTTTCCGGAAGAAAAACCGAAAGCacacttcagaggattcatctttagcttgtattctctgcacctctCGAAGACTTGTCTTAGAATGTCCAGGTGGGATGATCGAGTCCttgatttcaccaccacatcatcaacatagtcttctacttgcttgtgcatcatgtcatgaaatattgcagtcatggctcgctgataagtggctcctgcattcttcagACCAAAGGGAATTACTGTATAATGGAAGTTACCGATGGGAGTTcggaatgcagtcttgttagcatcatgctcatacatcttgatttggttgtatccgctgtaaCCGTCCATGAATGAAAACATGTCGTgaccgctggttgcatcgacgatcaTATTAATGTTTGGTAgtggaaagtcatccttcgggcagcACTTGTTTAAGTTCCTGAAATCTACACAGCACCGGATctgaccattcttcttcttgactggaacaatgttcgccagccacgttggatgttgaatgggtttgatgaaccctgctgttagtagtttctggatttccaccttgatttgttcctcgacttcgtgtctgaactgcctggGTGGCTGTTTGACGGGTTTGGAACCAGGAGTGatgtgtgcagatgatgagtaaccaACTTGTCATCGAGGccgggcatttcttcgtacgtccaggcaaatatatcttgatattctttcaacagaTCTATCAATCCTTCTTGTTCTTCATGTGAGAGAGAAGAACTGATTAAAATTGGCCTTGGGTTCTCGTCCGTTCTGATGTTGATAGTCTCGAGGTCGTCAGTTGTGGAATCCGTGCCATCTTGCAGATGTCGTGGTGCATCTCGAACTTCTTCATCGAGTGACTGCTCACTATCGCATGATTATTCAGGGCGGGAAGACTTTTTatcgacctcccctgttaattgctaatccttacgacgcagataaatgactctcccttctgcaTCATAATCAGTAATGAAGTTGGACTTTTTATGAGTTGTACCTTGACCCTGACGACGTTTGAGTGGTGTGGTGGATGGATTAATGGATTTAGCATCCATTGGTGATGGTTTGTCAGCTTTCTCAATAGACTTCCAACTTGGGAGTGGAGTACTgcagatcttgcttggaggttcggggatgctcTTTGGAGATTCCAAGAACTCGACATCGTGaaccggagcataaggagacatTGAAGCCGGGATGCGGAAaattttgttgttgaacaaaTCTTTCATACACTAGTGGTACGTTGACGGAACGACTTTATTGTCaatatcatgtgataatcagggtctttctcgatcacatgaaGCTTGACAGTGGATTGAATTGGCCCTACTTTCATATCCACGTAAACATACCCGTACGTAtgactctggcttccttcaaaacccgtcatcaatatgggatgatgaacgattttggtttgtggaactttggcctctttgagagtcttcatagtgacgagATTTGTAGAAGCACCTATATCAATGAGAACTCTCCTGCATTCGGCATATTCGATAGAAGCGTTTACAAACAGAGCGCAGTTGTGCCCTTCCTCTGTCATTCGGTCATCTTCGGTGAAGGTGATGTTATTGATCGACAGTTCAGACATCATGGATACTTGTTCGACCACTGGAGATGATGGGACGACTCGCACGTCAAatgatattttgttgagtgcAGCAAAAGTATCCACGTGCTGATCTATGGAGAAATGTAgaagttcacatagattctcgatcaattgtgtgacctcttgttccaccggcttttcataagtgGTAAAACTGTTGGCTTGAGGAGGATCGTCAGTTGAGGGATTCGGAGGTTCCACCATTTCTGCTCCCAAAATCCTTGTCACGTGCACCAGGCTAGTGAACAAGTTATCAATTGCTCTTTTCAGCCGATCCACGTTTCTTGACAAGTCTTCCTGTCTCCGTGCCAATTCAGCCAAACTTGGGATTTCTCCGTCAATCGATTCAACGGAGATAAATGGAAAGGTAAAGTATGAAAGTTCATTATAACCAGAATCATTTGAAGGAACATGAAGAATGTTACCATTTGGGATGTCCTGGCTAGGGTTTGGAGTGGTTGAGTTagtcctaagaccgaccatcttatgaaaatgtgagattgcaacttgagagattaatctcccactgtggtcgccaatctgtggatggggaaaaacgggtcgccggtttttcgggaaagtggagagtcgagcgtgctgtcgagactcctcagtcgggcaaaatgttaatcctcacacagatgcaccgctgcaaaggggtgcttagattcgggaaatcaatctatatgactccggcctaaaccaagacaatggccgttccagagtcaattcagtcgcaaagagggagatgggttgatctgttggagggaagctgagaattgtgtgggattagtgatgatcgaggattgtgggtgtgttgaaggtttctgcaataatgatgaactgataagttctaataagttcttatggattgatgaattcctgagagtgatagCTCGAGAAATTCTACGTAGACGAGAGTCTGCCTGTTCAATCAaggtttcagagacttatttatattgtcagagtcgtgaacaccttgatccctgtaagtgtgacggtttcttgagtgaaagagtgggaaagtgggagatcgtggtaaagtcagttccatgtcgtgtggagacttctgatcatgcacccactactttgataactccttcaaccgtttacatgacttatgcacatttctcattgtggatgaatccacgtgtcgtagaccgccggaCCAAAACCCTACATGATATCttcccatttgtgacgtgattgatgtctcacaagtcgtggagtctgcagggcagacgtgttttgattagtcaattgttgacaatgagtctgagtttcgttgaatcgagcatgaatgatgactgctcagcgattcacgggttgaacatgtagttctctgaagggatgtcagtattgttgattcactgatgaattactgaagagcgactgagcaagtatttctaaattctgtgaattactgaatattgaggatttgatgagcaactgagaaGCATtgatcaattcaccaaattagtgatttttgatagtctgtcgtgcaactgagcaagtattgctcaattcgataaattactgatgagttgttgaatattgatcaatattcgagcaattgagcaattaTTGCTTGATTCGGTGAATTATTTactggtaacgtgacccaataaaatattaattaaaatattggtagattacctgatattgtataattaatttttatgctgattggtggatcaacataaatttattagtgtttgaaattgctcagaatgatgatttcacagagcgtttattcgaaatcctaattttcgatcaatcctccatcaattggcgaattgttgaaaattagtcatgaatgaagagggaccgaccacataggATGATGAACGCctatgtgatgcccagtgctcgagtgagcacgcaccagggttctcagtttgagagttggtgaaagaatgatgattaaatggtggtttcaccatttactgaaaatattcatggattcatcattaggtggtaaaacctaagtatgagagatgggaccgaccaaggggcatgggaccgactcttggtggtcacgggaccagtttttggtcatttggagaatccccagttggttggagaaagtTCGGACCCAGTAtgagaaattgagcaaattaggtcagaattatgaaaacatgtgagaccggatttgtgcaagccctaggaatgactctggtcggtcatgaaggtgtgcacgtgtttccatggtatccgtgtctccatactgagagtttcagtattttctgatgtgcgttcgagcaacatcgtgaattttcagaagagtttcatcttgactgagaattctcgatttttgttggaatgggcatgtatgctcaatcatcaatattttgaaaatattaaataaaagtgttttaatatttaaaattgccgtgagaggctagccaatcgtgtgaccatgttggcttttggtttttcgtgattcgagcaatatttgagaaaatatgaagaaatcatgaattttgctcaaacctaagagtttcacgagttgagaaaaataataattatgaaagattagggattgcaaggtgtgggaccatccaaggctagggcatggccggccgtccatgttGCCTGGTctcgcacacctttccttattttataatattatttttttcgtgaatctttgaagttatggagaatccttgaagatatggagaatccatgagtttttgttgaaacggaggagtttcgtgagattgggaataataattataaaaagctaaggattgtgagttgtgggaccggccatgggcatggccagccggctatgttgcccggtcccgcacacctttccttattttataatattatttggtgaatccaccatgtcatggagaattcacaagttttgcacaaaataaggaatttttctaagatggagaaaccttcatgagtttatgaaaataaaataaggaaaaataatggaggaagcatgggaccggccacggctagggcacggacggccggccggtgggcacggcccatgggcgcttctccattattttattattattttctctctcctatttttgtgtaggattcctcattatttcatatttttggacgctcgttcgtgcatccgggtgctcagtcgtgcatcattgtcgagtacactcgcaccatttttgtggggcttactcagtgatggtccagatgcccgattgctgagtatttattactaatttatgaaattcagtggagaatagttcatgaaactgagtaataaaaaatgaataattgttcattattaattcatagaatcagctatggattcgactacgaattcagaatgataaaatgagcattaccaccctatgggatcgtggattcgaccataggatcggagtaataaaaattatccattaccatttcatgagatcagtggattcaatcatgaaatcgaagtaatgagataacacagttgtgttttattgccattctatgagatcaagccgtggattcgatcatagaatcagagcaattgttattgccattccatgggataaggccgtggattcgaccacggaATAAGAGaaatgttattgccattccatgggatcaggccgtggattcgaccatggaatatgagcaatgatagattattctgggaattcagtagtgaatgtcacggcaaaagtaatctatttcagaaaagatattatccagttaaagcgtcacatccattctgaatggtgcacagtcagggagtcacgacgttgtttacgacctgaaggcgttagtgttctcaatctatggagaaccgcctgaatctatgcagtctctccacataatcagggaacggtgagtgtcaccgacgtcctgaaggcgtccgccgcccaactatttttctatgtggaggtgggtctctctcctgcaatcAGGGAACAGTGattatcaccgacgtcctgaaggcgtttaagttctcaatctacggagaacctcccaaatacgttattctgcatagagggcacgacgaaatgccagggatcgaacgctcaaccagtggaggcttttcgaaaacatattcgtcatggcttcgtaaaatatgaatcgttgcgtgcttgaaagccgtgtcaaaaacatgcctcatgattttacggttttgccctttcttgaaaatccaccatctacaacaatcaacaaatagaaatctgcgagcccgattgaatataagaggaagtacttgaacggtactaagtaccaatgttcaagtgtcaatcaatgtaaatcaacaacccaaggttggatattctaattgattgatcttaaatcacaacctgtgatatttcaattatataacaaaatataatgcggaaaagaaataacacagacaccagaattttgttaacgaggaaaccgcaaatgcaaaaaaaatccccggacctagtctagattgaacaccacactgtattaagccgctacagacactagcctactaccaattaccttcggactggactatagctgaaccctaatcaatctcacaatgattcaaggtacagttgcactccttacgtctctgatcccagaagaatactacgcacttgattccttagttgatctcacccacaactaagagttgctacgacccaaagtcgaagacttgatagacaaatcttttcacacagaaaagtctataggattgaataaatctttctcccacataaatacccaggagtttttgttccgtttttttataaatcaaggtgaacatgaaccaattgataacccggacttatattcccgaagaacagcctagaattatcaatcacctcacaataaatttaatcgactaacgaaacaagttattgtggaatcacaaactatgagacgaagtttgtttatgattacttttttatcttgcctatcggagatataaaatctcgagccaattatttcaattgcactcaaaacgttagaaacagcaagatcatatcacgcaactacaaagataatagttgggcctggcttcacaatcccaatgaagttttctagtcgttaacctacatggtatcgagaagaaacctaaggttaaaggagaatctactctagttatgcaactagtaacacacaggaggtgttgggattaggtttcccagttgctagagttctcctttatatagttttcaaatcagggttttcaatccaagttaccttggtacaaagcattcaatattcaccgttatatgaaaaacctgattcaactaatctaatatctttcaaatgttagatcgaacttagcttgttacacataaatgaaatgtatcctcatttaggtttatgtaactgtacctaaacgtgtacaccaggttggttcacaaatagttaactgaggttagccatatgattactctcatatcaaccttattcatcttaaccataactagttcaaatgactcaaatgaaactagttaaagagttgttcaattgtatagaaaacacaatcgaaaccaaatcggtttgattcacttgaatcaatcatgaacattatagccacggtttgaaaagagtgc
Above is a genomic segment from Papaver somniferum cultivar HN1 chromosome 10, ASM357369v1, whole genome shotgun sequence containing:
- the LOC113316193 gene encoding uncharacterized protein LOC113316193, giving the protein MRDAQLRYPKAERACLALVHAIQRFRHYLLSNRVVLVAKADPIKFLLSKPALIGRPAKWLLQMSEFVIAFVPPIAIKGQVVADLLAAFPGEDITMLHEEVPGEFPEISIIQEETWLLYFDGSATPSNDTGGAEYEVFLLGLSLAKKAGAKHLEIRGDSKLLVNQMNGVYSLKEITLSLFRNEAQRLLTHFSDATIVHTGRTNNRHADCLATLASKLQFEGSKKSITVQRRSVSSTGISQVEDAQSNDWRAPIIHELSNSLTEGKVSLKELKNFFLLHGALYYRNPDGSLS